CTGGCCCACGCGTGATCCGGTCTGATGATTGCCGCTTCTGGAGAAATCGTCGTTTCGGCTCATTTTGCTACCCAGCGGCTGAACATGGATGTGGAAAGTGCGCGTTGGCTCGCACGTTCGCGAAGAATAAGTTCGCCCGATTCGACTGTTCCGCCAAGACCGGTGAAACGGTCGCGCACCAGCTCGTGAATGGCGAAGAAGGAAGCGCGGATCGAATAGGCGGTCAGAATGACGGCCAGCGCGTTTGGCGTGAGAATGGAACGACAGGTATCGACCATTGCAGGCAGATGTTCGAACAACTGCCAGACTTCGCCGTTCGGACCACGACCATAGGCTGGCGGATCAAGCAGGATGATGTCGTAGAAGCTGCCGCGGCGTTCTTCGCGCTGCACAAACTTCATAGCATCTTCGCAAATCCAGCGGATCGGCTTGTCGGAAAGATCGGCCATCTCCTGATTTTCGCGTGCCCAGACGATCGCCTTTTTGGAAGCGTCAACATGGGTGACTTCGGCACCTGCGCGTGCTGCAACGAGCGATGCAACGCCGGTATAACCAAACAGATTGAGCACTTTCACCGTGCGGCCCGACTTGGCGGCATCGCGGATCAGATTGTCCATGTAGGACCAGTGCGCGGCCTGTTCCGGGAATACGCCAACATGGCGGAATGACGTGAAGCGGCCATGAAACGATATGCCGTCATGCCGCATAGGCCATGTTTCACCCAGAGTTTCACCAAGCGGCAGTTTCGGGAATGCCCAGCGTCCCATGCCTTCTTCATCGGTGTTGCCGGTAAAGACGGCATCGGCCTTGTCCCATTCGCTTTTCGGCAGGCTTGGGAGCCAGATCGCCTGACCTTCCGGGCGCACAATGCGATAAGGACCATACTGCTCAAGCTTGAGGCCATCACCGCTGTCGAGCAATGCATAATCGTTGGACGGTTCTGTTTCGAGGATGACGGGTGCGCGTTCACCCGGGCGCTCGCCCTGATAAGCTTTGATCTCGCGCTGAGGCGCTGCGATGTGCTTTTCTTCAGCAGGCTTTGGTGTGGCTTTTGCAAATTGCGGACGCGGCTTCTTGAAGAACGAAGCCTTGTTGTCCGGCTTGCTCTCATGTTTGGCAGCCGAGCGCGGTTCGTCGTGCTTTGCGCGACCAAAACCGCGCTGCTCTTTACCGCCCGTTGGCTTTTTGCCTTTTCCTTTTGGCGCCTTCACCCGAAACTCCGTGATTTATTTTGGGTTTAGGTAGGGCAAATGACGCCAGAACGAAAGTGAAAAAGAAAAACGGTCGCTATCAGACGTTGGAAACCGTGTTGGCCACATGGCGCTTTTCAGCAGATTCCGCACGTTCCAGAAGCTGTGAGGCTTCTTTTTTGTAGCGTCGCTCGCGACGGCGATGCTTGCCCTGCGTAAGCCAGGTGACGGCAGCGCCGATCAAAGCACCGAGGATAAGCGCACCAAACAGCCAGATAAACAACGGAGCCTGATAGGTCAGTGCTGGATTTCCGGGGTTGAACGGATCAATTGTCAGGCCAATCGTTTCGCGATTGGCCACCGAAAGGGCGATCAGAATGACCGCCAACGGCACCAGAATAACAATCGTTATGACGCGCTTTGCCACCATGATGGATCAGATGGCGCCGTTGAGGCGGTCACGCAGTTCCTTGCCAGTCTTGAAGAATGGCACCCACTTTTCTTCAACATCCACCGTATCGCCGGTACGTGGATTGCGGCCGCTGCGGGCCGGGCGATTTTTTACCGAGAAAGCGCCAAAGCCGCGCAATTCGACGCGGTTGCCATCAGCAAGGGCATTGGTGATCTCTTCAAAAACCGCGCCGACGATGTTTTCGACATCGCGCTGGAAAAGATGCGGATTACGGCTGGCGATAACCTGAACGAGTTCCGATTTGATCACGGCTTTAAACCCCTGTGTTTCTCTTGTCCGGTGAAAGGACTCATTTATTTGCCGGAGTGACACCCGGCGTTCCGTCAACGTGCCAAACCGAAAGAAGTCCGTCAAGGAAGATACGGTCTTTGGCAATTTCCTTTAACATACCATTGGCTTCCTGTGGCACGCCTAGTAGGCGCGCACCGGCATGAATTATCAGATCACGCAGCGAAAAACCGGTGTCATTGCTGACTGCTTTCCATTCAAGCTTGGGCAAATCCTTGGATACGCCCTTGCTGGTGAGCCACGCAACAGCCTCTTCCTCGCCGCCAAGTCCGTCAATCAGCTTCTTGTCCAGTGCCTGACGGCCGGTAAAGACCGCGCCATTGGCCAGAGCCAGCGCTTCCTCATGCGTGAAAGAGCGGCGTTCCTGAACAATTCCGACAAACCAGTCATAAGAATCCATGATCATATTGCGGATCATGTTTTTGGCTTCATCGCTTGCAGGGCTGAAATAATTCGGTTCTGCTTTGAGCGGCGAGGATTTGATTGTCTCGACTTTCACGCCAATTGTATCGAGAAGCTTGGAAAGGTCGGGATATTGGAACAGCACGCCGATTGACCCGACGATGGAGGTCTGGCGCGCAATAATGTGGTCGGACGCGCTGGCAATCATATAGCCAGCCGATGCTGCGAGCGTGCCAACCTGCGTTACAACAGGCTTCTTCTTGGCGATTTTGCGTACGGCTTCATAGATTGATTCGCCGCCAACGGTGGTGCCGCCCGGTGAATCGAGAATAAGGATCACACCTTTGACTGCATCGTCATCGGCAATCTTGTTGAGGCGCTTGATAAGCTCTTCATTCTCAAAAATCGTGCCTTCGATGCGAACCTTTGCAACGTGAGGGGTCGCAAAATTCGGGCCGCGCATGGAGTAGGACGCAATGGCGGCAATGAGTACTGCCAGCAGAAGCAGAAAGGCGATACGCCATACGGTCAGCTTTCTACGCAGCTTGCGTCTTTCGATCAGTGCCTCGGCGTCCTGAGCCATACTCATCCATCCATAATTCAAGCGAAGTGCTGTCGATGTTTTTACTATCTATGTCCCGCAATAGGCAAAGCGACAAGGTCTATCAATAATTTTGTCGCAAGGAGTTTGCTCGCCGGAGAGCGCTGCTGTAATATAAGCTTATTATATGTTAACAATGAAGTGATCGGCTTTTTACCATTGTTAAGAGGCCTGTAAACGCCAGTTTTGCTGCAGTTCCGCAATGTTCATGTCATTTTTGCATGGCAGGTGCGGTGTTTTGTGCCGTGTATTAGTCTTGAGTGACAGGCTAATGCACCCCAAATAAACCGTATTGATCTAAGATAGCATCGGGTGAAAAATTCATTCTCGATGTTTCTGTAAACAGTTGAGCAATAAAGCGGCACTAAAAGCTGCGTTAACAGATTGAGTAATCGAAAAAGACCATGAGCGCCGACACACCACATATTCATGTTTCGCAGGGAGCTGCCACAACAGCACCGAGTGGCGGTGGCATGCATTTTGGAGCGTCTGAAAAGGCAGCTTCGCTGTTTAAGGCTGCCCAGCGTCATTCGATCCGCGTACGCGTGCTCAAAACCGCTCTGCCGGTTGCGGCCATTGCGCTTGCAGCTGTTTTCTCCTGGTACACGTTTCTCGCAACGCCTGCCGCGCCTGTGAAGGTGGAAGTGAACAATGGCGGGGAGAGCGGCAAGCTCGTCATGAGCAATCCACAGCTCAACGGTTATACCAAGGATAATCGTCCTTATTCCATGATTGCGGCCAAGGCCATTCAGGATGCCAAGAATAGCGGCGCAATCGCGCTGGAAGGCATTTCTGCGGAGTTGCCGGTGGGCGATAATGGCAATGCAAAAGTCGAAGCTGCTTCTGGCGTTTACGATAATGCGAACGGTCGTTTGCAACTTGATAAGGATTTTACTGTTACGACAAATGAAGGCCTGCATGCTGTCATGCGATCCGCTGATGTTAATCTCAAAAGCGGTCAGGTGACGACAGACAAGCCGGTTGAAATTCGTAATGGTAGTACGCAGATCAGTGCCGACACCATGCAGATCAAAGAGAGCGGCAAAGTCGTGATCTTTGAAAACAAGGTGCGTGTTGTCATTGACGGCGGTGCAGTTTCGGGCAACAACACGCCTTAAAGTATGTCGCGGAAAAGTGGGAACCGGTTTTCCGTCAGGGCGTGTTGAAGGCAAAGATTTAAAGAGTCTGCGCTTAGCAGATATCGTTTAACGCAGGTTTCTGCGGGTTCTGGTTTCTTTTCTGCGCAGTCAGATATTTCTATCTGGCTGCGTTAAGTTTAAGATCGGGGCTGATTAATTATAGCTTGAGGTGCTGGCCTGAAAGGTTGATACGCTTTTAGGACAGGTTTATGCGTCGAGCAGGGATTTGATACGCTCGGCCTGATTCCAGGGAATGGGATTTGTAGGGGAGCTCGAGAATGATGGAACGCGAGACCGGCAACATGAACAAGAGCATGAAGACCCGCACATTGCGGATGGGATTTGCAGCTTTGGCGCTGGGCCTTGTTGTTGCGCCGGTTTCTGCTCTGGCTCAGGAAGGCCAGCAGGTGCCGTTTGGCAGCCTCCAGCTTTCCGGCGGCAAGAGCCCGATCAAGATCGATGCTGACAAGCTCGAAATGCTCGACAAGGAAGGCAAAGCCATTTTTACCGGCAATGTTTCGGTGGTTCAGGGCGACGCACTTCTGAAGTCCGGCAAAATGATCGTCTTCTATAACAAAGACTCGCAAGGCCAAGGTGGCCAGCCAGCTGGCGGTACCGCTGGTCTGAGCGGTTCAGGCATTGATCGTCTTGAAATCAGCGGCAAGGTTTACCTCAAGTCCGGCACGCAGGTCGCCACTGGCGACACTGGTACTTATGACGGCAAGAGCCAGGTCATGGTGCTTCAGGGCCAGAAAGTCGTGCTGACCGATGGCGACAATGTTGCGACCGGTTGCAAGCTGACGGCCAATATGGGTACGGGCAAGGCTTTCCTGGAAAGCTGCAAGGGCCAGAGCAAGGGTCGTGTATCGATCATCATGGCTCCCAAGGATCAACAGCAGGGCGGTGGCGCGCCCAAGTCCAATTAACCGGAGCGCGCGTGGGATTGTTCTGGAACAAGAAAGCCGACGAGCAGCAGGCCATTTCTGAAAATGCAGCCGCTACTGAGGGTGCGGATGGTGTGATGCCATCTCAGCCTGGCAAGACGACGCGTCTCAAAGGGACGCTGGTCGCTCGTGGACTTTGCAAGAGCTATCGCGGGCGACAGGTCGTCAACGGTGTGTCTTTTGGCGTACGTGCAGGTGAAGCGGTTGGCATTCTCGGCCCTAACGGTGCCGGTAAGACCACATGCTTCTATATGGTGACGGGTCTTGTCCCGGCTGATGCTGGTGCCATTGAAATCGACGGTTACGATGTGACGTCGATGCCGATGTATCGCCGTTCGCGTCTTGGGATTGGCTATCTACCGCAGGAAGCCTCGATTTTCCGTGGCCTGTCGGTCGAAAACAATATCAAGGCCGTGCTGGAAGTGGTCGAGAAGGACCGCAAGAAGCGCGCGACGGAGCTCGACGCTCTGCTCGAAGAGTTTCATATTTCGCATCTGCGCAAGGCGCCTGCCATTTCCCTGTCGGGTGGTGAACGTCGTCGTCTGGAAATTGCGCGCGCCCTTGCTTCACGTCCGAATTTCATGCTGCTCGACGAACCTTTCGCTGGTGTTGACCCGATTGCGGTGTCGGACATCCAGCAGCTCGTGCGTCACCTGACCAGCCGTGGCATCGGCGTGCTCATCACGGACCACAATGTCCGTGAAACGCTTGGTCTTATTGATCGTGCTTATATTATCCATGCCGGTCAGGTGCTGACACATGGTCGTCCTGCTGAAATCGTCGCCAACCCCGACGTGCGCAGGCTCTATCTCGGCGATCAGTTCACGCTGTAAATTACAGTTCCGGTATTGTTTGCCGGAGCATATTCTCATTTTCGAGTGAAGCTTGCCGCGCTGCTTTTGCAAAGCGCGGCATTCTTGCGACTATTTTCCCCTTTTGTCCGAAAAACGCACATTCTGAATTGACAAGCAAGGTTCATACCAGTTTTGATAATTGGAACGCCTTGGTCGAAAACAATTCATATAAAGGCGACTTTGCTAGCGGCTACAGCATAATTCCTCAAACTTGAATCAGTTTGAGGTAAATTATGCTGTAAATATAAAGTGTTAGAGCGAGCTTTGCGCGCCCAAAAGGGCGAGCGGCGGTCTAACAGGCTGGCACGGGCAAAAAACGGGGAAATAAAACAACGAATGGCACTCTCGCCGAAGCTAGATTTTCGTCAATCGCAATCGCTGGTGATGACTCCGCAGTTGATGCAGTCCATCAAGTTGTTGCAGATGACGCATATCGAGCTGGAGCAGTTCATCGATCTGGAGATCGAGAAAAACCCGCTGCTGGACAGAATTGAGGCAGCGAATGATGATTTTGCAGACGCCGAACCTCCTCGGGACAGCGATGACGGAGCTTCGGCGGAAACCTCATCCGATGAAGACTGGTTCAAGACCGATACGGTTGATGACGCGCAAAATCTCTCGTCGACCTTTGACAGTTCGCTCGAAAACATCTTCCCCGATGACCCCGGTCGCAGTGACGACGCGAGCAGTACACTCGACCCGCAATGGAAAACGACCGGTGGCGAAAGCTTCGGCGCTGGCGGCAGCTACGACATTGATCAGGTCACAGCGAGCCGCCCTTCGTTAAGCACCCATGTAGCCGAACAGATCACCTTGTCTTTCGCCACTGCTGCTGATCGTTTCATCGCAACCGCACTTGCCGATGCTTTGGATGAAAGCGGTTATCTGCGTGCCGACACTTCACTGCTTGCGCAAAATCTCGGCGTTGAAACCGCCCATGTTGAGCGCGTGCTTCACGAGATGCAAAGCTTTGATCCTGCGGGGATTTTCGCGCGTGATCTGCGTGAATGCCTGGCGATCCAGCTGCGCCTCAAGGACCGGTTTGATCCGGCCATGGAGGCGCTGATCAATAATCTTGAACTGCTTGCGCGGCGAGATTTTGCAACGCTGAAAAAACTCTGCGGCGTCGATCAGGCTGATCTCCTGGATATGCTTGGCGAGATCCGGGCGCTTGATCCCAAGCCCGGCACACAGTTTGAAGTGTCGGTCGCAGATGTCATCGTTCCTGATGTACTGGTATCACGATCAAGCGACGATGGCTGGGCGATTGAACTCAACCCCGAAGCAATGCCGCGTCTGATCGTCAACAATGAATATTATGCGGAAGTCAGCACCTCGGTAAAAGCTGAGGAAAAGACATTCCTGTCCGATTGCATGCAGTCGGCCAGCTGGTTGGTACGCAGCCTCGATCAGCGCGCTCGCACGATCCTGAAAGTGACACAGGAAATAATTCGCCAGCAGGACGGCTTTCTGCGCCACGGCGTGACCCATCTCAAGCCTTTGAACCTGCGTATCGTCGCTGATGCTGTGGGGATGCATGAATCCACCATCAGCCGTGTCACCGCAAACAAATTCATGGCGACACCGCGCGGCGTGTTTGAATTGCGCTATTTCTTCACCGCTTCCATCGCTTCGTCGGAAGGTGGTGACGCGCATTCATCTGAAAGTGTGCGCCATCGTATCCGTCAGATGATTGATGCGGAGAAGCCCGATGACGTGCTGTCTGACGATGCCATCGTTGATGCCTTGAAAAAGGACGGTGTGGATATCGCGCGAAGAACAGTCGCGAAATATCGTGAATCGATGAATATTGCTTCATCAGTTCAGCGCAGACGCGAAAAGAAAGCTAGATCGTCTGCAGGTTGAAAAAGACTATCCGTAAGATTGCCGCCACGCATTACAAGAATGCCAATCTGAATTAACGTGATGAAACTGTTCTGAATTTTAGTGAATTCTAATTCGCGAAGACAGGATAATTCATTTTCGACTGGAGGGGGATGAGCAACGCGCGAGGATCGGGCTGGTAAAAGCTGCGATTGACAATTTACGTTTCAGTCAATAGAAGCCCCGCTCGCATTGCGATATGCACCCGTAAAGACCGTTAACCGGTGTCCGATTGTTTAAACGAAAGGCAAGGTAATATTTCGGGAAACGCTTCGGCGTTTTCAGCGTTACATAAGAGAACGATGTGCAGCGATCCTTCCGGCATGTGGTTGAAAACATATGACGGAAAATTATTCGACTGGCCGCGTGGATGGCAATGATCGGGAATGGGGCTTTGGCGCTTTTTCAGACTGCAGGAAACGGGGCTAAAATAAGCACAGGACGAAAAGCAGATTTGATGCTGGTTCGCTTTGCGCTTCGCTCGCCTTATGGTTAGACTACGTCCTGTTGTGTAACGCAAATGAGGTGTACCAAATGACTCTGCGTGTATCTGGAAAGCATATGGACGTCGGTGAAGCTTTCACGACCCGGATTATTGATCGGGTTAACGAAGCGGTCGGCAAATATTTTGATCATGGCTTTTCCGGGCAGGTAACGGTCACCAAGTCCGGGTCGCGATTCAGCGCGGATTGTACCTTGCATCTTGATAGCGGTGCCACTTTGCAGAGCACCGGAGATGCGCAGGATCCGCAACTGGCTTTCGATGCGGCTGCAGACAAGATTGAAACACGCTTGCGTCGTTACAAGCGCCGTTTGAAATCGCGCCCTGCGACCGCACCAAATGCGATCTATGATGATGTGGCATATCGTGTTATGGCACCGCTGCCGGAAGAAGAGGAGGACCTTCCGGTTGATTACGCACCGACTATCGTTGCGGAATCGTCTGTTGCCCTTCGCACCCTCTCGGTAGCGTCGGCGGTTGTGGAACTTGACCTGATCGAAAACCCGGTCCTGGTATTCCGCAATGCAGGCAATGATGAAGTGAATATCGTGTACCGTCGTGCGGACGGCAATATCGGCTGGGTGGACCCATCGACGGTTACCCGCCAGGCCGCTCCCCGCGCTTGACGGCAAACCTGAAGCGCACGCAGTTTTCCGCTGTCGTGCGCTTCCCTAAACCGGGCCTTCGATGGCCTGATTGAAGAAGGAACGGAGAGAATGGATCTTAGTGATCTGATTCAGCCAGGGGCGATTATCCCTGCGCTGAAAGCCAGCTCCAAAAAGCAGCTTTTGCAGATTTTGTCTGAAAAGGCCGCGGAACTGACCGGTCTCCCTGAGCGTGAAGTTTTCGAAACAATTCTCCAGCGTGAACGCCTCGGTTCGACCGGGGTTGGCAATGGCGTGGCCATTCCTCACGGCAAGCTGGCAAGCATTGACAAGATTGCAGGAATTTTTGCGCGCCTTGAAACGCCAGTGGATTTTGAAGCACTGGACGATCAGCCCGTCGATCTCGTCTTCTTGCTCCTTGCACCGGAAAATGCTGGCGCCGATCACCTGAAAGCATTGTCGCGTATTGCGCGCATGTTGCGCGATGCAGATACCGTTGCCAAGCTGCGCGGCACCCATGATGCCCAGGCACTTTATTCATTCCTGACAGCACAGCCTGCGACCAACGCTGCCTGATACTGTCCCGTTTAAACAAGCAAGGCCGCCATTCTTTAGAGAACGGCGGCCTTATGCATTTTATCCGACCGAATTTGCTTCGGAGAAAAGCCCGAAATAGCAGCGGTTTCGGTCGCGAAACTTCTTAATGCAGCATCACGGTGCGCAATTCGTGTTCATGCGCGCCCTGCAACGCGGTGGCGCGTACATCGGAAAGAACGATGGGTTCGCCGGTGGCTCCAAACAGCGCCCAGAGTTCAAGACCTGGAGCGATTGGGGGAAGGGCAGGGAAGCTGCGGGTAAGATCGTCGGAACGAATCTTGCGCACGTAAGCCAATTCACCTTCACCCAGATGAGCGAATTCATGTTCAGTGAGAATGTGTCTGTCCATGGTCTTAGCCTCCAATTTCGCAGCACATCATTTGCGATCATACTGCTTAAGAGCTTAACAATTCCATTATAGCGATTTCAGCATGAACCCAGTCTGAACCGGGATCATTCCTTCACTGCTATATTTATACGTTTGATAAGGCGTTCTGGTTCAGGTCTGTCGAGATCAATGGCAAGCAGGCCATTTTTCAGATCACAACCGACGACCCGCATCCCATCTGCCAGAACAAAGACGCGCTGAAACTGACGGGCAGCAATGCCACGGTGCAGAAACTCGCGTTCGGTATCGTCGCTCTGGCGTCCACGGATTACGAGCTGATTGTCTTCAGTCATGACCTCAAGATCGTCACTGGCGAAGCCTGCTACCGCAAGCGTAATGCGCAACCGTTCAGATCCCGTCTCGCCACGCAGACGTTCAATGTTATAGGGCGGGTAGCCGTCGCCGGATTTGGCAATCCGTTCCAGCGTCTTTTCCATTGTGTCGAAGCCCAGCAATAGAGGGCTCGAAAACGGAGTCATTCTTGTCATTGCATCAGTCCTTGGTAAGAAGCGACCGTTATGGAAAGCACCCTTTCGGCGTATCTTTCACTCAACTGATATGGCTTGTGAAAAGCCGGACTTCAAGGGCCGAAAGTGGATTCCCCTCAAAGCATCCTAAAACTGATGCCCTGGAAGCAAAAGCCGTCAACATATGTGGAAAACTGAGTGCCGATGTCAGCGTCGCGCTTCGCTTAACGCATTGCCGAAAGCCGTGGCGAAGCTCTCACGATCATCGGGATTGAGAAAACCACCGACGAGAACACTGTTCTGACGACTTTCAACATGCATCGTCGTGATGCCGATATCCGGTTTTCTGGCGACATTAAATCGTGTCCAGAACGGATGAAACAGATGGCTGGTCATTTTGCCGGAGGCTTCGTATTTTCGGATGGAGAGTTCTGACCGTGAAACGGATATTTCCTCGCGTGCCTTGGCCGCGTGGTAGTTCCAGCGAAAAGCCAGATAGATTGCCAGCACATCGAGGCCAAAAAAGCCGATGATCGGCCAAGCGCCTATTGACCAGAATAATATGCAGACAAACAGCCAGCAGCAGATCATGGCGCCCATCAACACACGAAAACCCGTTCGTCCCAATGAGCGATAAGGCGTCAGCAGAGCTTCAAAAATTGGGGTATCAAATCTGTCTGGATTTGCGCCGTCTGGATGCTGCATGCACATTTGCTCCGGGCTGCGTCAAGCTGTGAACTGTTTTCCGCGGATGGAGCCAAGTATAGAGACAAAATGGAAAACGCCAAAATCAAATCGCCCGTGAATGACGCAGCGACAACTCGGGTTCGTCGCCCGCGTCGGGTTGCAGGCACGCTCTACACGGCTGATGAAATCCACGAGATTTTCCGCCGCTTTTCCATTTTGCGCCCCGAACCAAAGGGTGAGCTCGAACATGTGAATGCCTTCACGCTTCTCGTCGCCGTCGTCTTGTCGGCACAGGCAACAGACGTGGGAGTGAACAAGGCTACCCGTGCGCTTTTTGCGGTTGCCGACACGCCGCAAAAAATGCTGGCGCTGGGCGAAGACACGGTTGGCAATTATATCCGCACCATCGGTCTTTGGCGCAACAAGGCGAAAAACGTCATTCTATTGTCCGAAGCGCTTATCCGCGATTATGGTGGTGAAGTCCCGGATGATCGCGACGAGTTGGTGAAGTTGCCGGGCGTTGGCCGAAAGACCGCCAATGTGGTGTTGAGCATGGCTTTTGGCCACTCAACCATGGCTGTGGACACGCATATCCTGCGCATCGGCAATCGGATTGGTCTTGCACCAGCCAAGACGCCGGATGCGATAGAAGCTATTCTGATGCGGGTTATTCCGAAAGAATATCTGTTTCACGCGCATCACTGGCTCATCCTGCACGGGCGTTACACCTGTAAGGCGCGCAAGCCTGAATGCGAGAATTGCGTGATCGCTGATATCTGCAAATATCCCGGAAAGACCTGTGACGTACCCGCAGCGCTCATTCCGTTACCGCCGCAGTTTTAAAATTTCTCGCTGCGAAATTGCCTTGTGCAGATGAATCATCATCGCAGCCGCAAACAGCGGCGTCAGCAGATTGACGATCGGGATCGCGAGAAATCCCGCAATGACCAACCCCGCGAGGAAGACCGTCACCCCATATTGCGAGCGTAGTGCCTTGGCCTCGCTCTCGGACCGATAACGCATCGCGGCAAATTCAAAGAATTCCCGCCCCAGCAAATAGGCGTTGATCACAAAAAAGGCGATCAGATTGATGCCGGGTACGAAGAGCAGAAAAAGTGCTGCGATATTGCCGAGAATGACCACGCCCAGAAACTTGAGCGACACCACAACGGAACGGCCCAGCGGCAGGGGCGTGCCTGCGGGCTCACCGGGATAGTCTTCACGTTCAACGACGTCCGCAACATCATCAAGGAAGATACCGGCTACAAGTGCGGTGACGGGTGCAATCATTAAAGCGAGAACGAGCGCCAGTCCAAGACCTGCAACAATGGCTGCAGCAATACCGAGCCAGCCAGCCCATTCGGGCATTCCGGGCAACAATTGGGCCATCCACGGCCAGGCTAAAGTAAAAAATAATTGACGAATTCCGACCCAAAGCCCGATCAGCAACAAGAGCGTCAAACCCAGTGTTTTCCACAAAACCGAACGAAACTCCGGCGTTGGAAGGCGTTTAAGGGCTTTTATTGCCGCTTCAATGATCATTCAGGCTCACTTTCGGTGATCTTATGCGATCAAAATAGGAAGGCCGATGGATCGGTACAATATGCGCTACCCACAGGAGGCAGGCTTAACAGGGTGGTCAAAGCACTTGCAAAAGGCTAAACCG
The Ochrobactrum sp. BTU1 DNA segment above includes these coding regions:
- a CDS encoding class I SAM-dependent methyltransferase — its product is MKAPKGKGKKPTGGKEQRGFGRAKHDEPRSAAKHESKPDNKASFFKKPRPQFAKATPKPAEEKHIAAPQREIKAYQGERPGERAPVILETEPSNDYALLDSGDGLKLEQYGPYRIVRPEGQAIWLPSLPKSEWDKADAVFTGNTDEEGMGRWAFPKLPLGETLGETWPMRHDGISFHGRFTSFRHVGVFPEQAAHWSYMDNLIRDAAKSGRTVKVLNLFGYTGVASLVAARAGAEVTHVDASKKAIVWARENQEMADLSDKPIRWICEDAMKFVQREERRGSFYDIILLDPPAYGRGPNGEVWQLFEHLPAMVDTCRSILTPNALAVILTAYSIRASFFAIHELVRDRFTGLGGTVESGELILRERASQRALSTSMFSRWVAK
- a CDS encoding LapA family protein produces the protein MVAKRVITIVILVPLAVILIALSVANRETIGLTIDPFNPGNPALTYQAPLFIWLFGALILGALIGAAVTWLTQGKHRRRERRYKKEASQLLERAESAEKRHVANTVSNV
- a CDS encoding integration host factor subunit beta, producing MIKSELVQVIASRNPHLFQRDVENIVGAVFEEITNALADGNRVELRGFGAFSVKNRPARSGRNPRTGDTVDVEEKWVPFFKTGKELRDRLNGAI
- the sppA gene encoding signal peptide peptidase SppA, with the translated sequence MAQDAEALIERRKLRRKLTVWRIAFLLLLAVLIAAIASYSMRGPNFATPHVAKVRIEGTIFENEELIKRLNKIADDDAVKGVILILDSPGGTTVGGESIYEAVRKIAKKKPVVTQVGTLAASAGYMIASASDHIIARQTSIVGSIGVLFQYPDLSKLLDTIGVKVETIKSSPLKAEPNYFSPASDEAKNMIRNMIMDSYDWFVGIVQERRSFTHEEALALANGAVFTGRQALDKKLIDGLGGEEEAVAWLTSKGVSKDLPKLEWKAVSNDTGFSLRDLIIHAGARLLGVPQEANGMLKEIAKDRIFLDGLLSVWHVDGTPGVTPANK
- the lptC gene encoding LPS export ABC transporter periplasmic protein LptC, whose amino-acid sequence is MSADTPHIHVSQGAATTAPSGGGMHFGASEKAASLFKAAQRHSIRVRVLKTALPVAAIALAAVFSWYTFLATPAAPVKVEVNNGGESGKLVMSNPQLNGYTKDNRPYSMIAAKAIQDAKNSGAIALEGISAELPVGDNGNAKVEAASGVYDNANGRLQLDKDFTVTTNEGLHAVMRSADVNLKSGQVTTDKPVEIRNGSTQISADTMQIKESGKVVIFENKVRVVIDGGAVSGNNTP
- a CDS encoding LPS ABC transporter substrate-binding protein LptA, with product MERETGNMNKSMKTRTLRMGFAALALGLVVAPVSALAQEGQQVPFGSLQLSGGKSPIKIDADKLEMLDKEGKAIFTGNVSVVQGDALLKSGKMIVFYNKDSQGQGGQPAGGTAGLSGSGIDRLEISGKVYLKSGTQVATGDTGTYDGKSQVMVLQGQKVVLTDGDNVATGCKLTANMGTGKAFLESCKGQSKGRVSIIMAPKDQQQGGGAPKSN
- the lptB gene encoding LPS export ABC transporter ATP-binding protein; the protein is MGLFWNKKADEQQAISENAAATEGADGVMPSQPGKTTRLKGTLVARGLCKSYRGRQVVNGVSFGVRAGEAVGILGPNGAGKTTCFYMVTGLVPADAGAIEIDGYDVTSMPMYRRSRLGIGYLPQEASIFRGLSVENNIKAVLEVVEKDRKKRATELDALLEEFHISHLRKAPAISLSGGERRRLEIARALASRPNFMLLDEPFAGVDPIAVSDIQQLVRHLTSRGIGVLITDHNVRETLGLIDRAYIIHAGQVLTHGRPAEIVANPDVRRLYLGDQFTL
- the rpoN gene encoding RNA polymerase factor sigma-54, whose amino-acid sequence is MALSPKLDFRQSQSLVMTPQLMQSIKLLQMTHIELEQFIDLEIEKNPLLDRIEAANDDFADAEPPRDSDDGASAETSSDEDWFKTDTVDDAQNLSSTFDSSLENIFPDDPGRSDDASSTLDPQWKTTGGESFGAGGSYDIDQVTASRPSLSTHVAEQITLSFATAADRFIATALADALDESGYLRADTSLLAQNLGVETAHVERVLHEMQSFDPAGIFARDLRECLAIQLRLKDRFDPAMEALINNLELLARRDFATLKKLCGVDQADLLDMLGEIRALDPKPGTQFEVSVADVIVPDVLVSRSSDDGWAIELNPEAMPRLIVNNEYYAEVSTSVKAEEKTFLSDCMQSASWLVRSLDQRARTILKVTQEIIRQQDGFLRHGVTHLKPLNLRIVADAVGMHESTISRVTANKFMATPRGVFELRYFFTASIASSEGGDAHSSESVRHRIRQMIDAEKPDDVLSDDAIVDALKKDGVDIARRTVAKYRESMNIASSVQRRREKKARSSAG
- the raiA gene encoding ribosome-associated translation inhibitor RaiA — translated: MTLRVSGKHMDVGEAFTTRIIDRVNEAVGKYFDHGFSGQVTVTKSGSRFSADCTLHLDSGATLQSTGDAQDPQLAFDAAADKIETRLRRYKRRLKSRPATAPNAIYDDVAYRVMAPLPEEEEDLPVDYAPTIVAESSVALRTLSVASAVVELDLIENPVLVFRNAGNDEVNIVYRRADGNIGWVDPSTVTRQAAPRA
- the ptsN gene encoding PTS IIA-like nitrogen regulatory protein PtsN, producing MDLSDLIQPGAIIPALKASSKKQLLQILSEKAAELTGLPEREVFETILQRERLGSTGVGNGVAIPHGKLASIDKIAGIFARLETPVDFEALDDQPVDLVFLLLAPENAGADHLKALSRIARMLRDADTVAKLRGTHDAQALYSFLTAQPATNAA
- a CDS encoding DUF1150 family protein; protein product: MDRHILTEHEFAHLGEGELAYVRKIRSDDLTRSFPALPPIAPGLELWALFGATGEPIVLSDVRATALQGAHEHELRTVMLH